In Cydia splendana chromosome 3, ilCydSple1.2, whole genome shotgun sequence, one DNA window encodes the following:
- the LOC134806856 gene encoding speckle targeted PIP5K1A-regulated poly(A) polymerase-like: MGTRCDFVDISWMCLKGTFEEQVEKLFRHVRLSAEQAEDDLLRLYEDVMNALGSHWPGCELSLFGSLHGGTALKTSDVDYFLQIPDQNMPVEEMCKEATAIISRRPGVFKILAAISHDVPCRKVTILHLPSNRECDLIITSPESFSKEKNYKELLYHLLHLDKKILDLVVLVKYWAIVHKLLGPYFRNYIIILMVIFYLQYLNVLPSIRRLQTNVPYIFWRNWNVAFEEFTHFNNIQSSLRQLLMGFFQFYSAYDFEENVISVFAGRSIVRKSFKDICDVSEDFELYKDNLRQKICEPIELSTPMCVQDVFRHNRNSAYGVSPVLLQNIRMCFKSAAKLCTSESDETFLHAILIKPN, from the exons ATGGGCACACGCTGTGATTTTGTGGATATATCATGGATGTGTCTTAAAGGAACATTTGAAGAGCAAGTTGAGAAGTTGTTTCGTCACGTGCGGCTGTCGGCAGAACAAGCAGAAGACGATCTACTGCGATTGTACGAGGATGTCATGAACGCACTGGGGTCACACTGGCCGG GTTGCGAATTATCACTGTTCGGCTCCCTACACGGAGGCACAGCTCTGAAGACCAGCGACGTAGACTACTTCCTCCAAATTCCAGACCAGAACATGCCCGTTGAAGAGATGTGCAAAGAAGCTACAGCTATTATAAGCCGTCGTCCTGGCGTCTTCAAGATTTTAGCTGCCATCTCACATGACGTGCCTTGCCGGAAGGTTACCATCTTACATTTGCCATCAAACAGGGAATGTGATTTGATCATAACTTCCCCTGAATCGTTTAgcaaagaaaaaaattataaagaatTATTGTACCACCTGCTACATTTGGATAAGAAAATCCTGGATCTAGTGGTTCTGGTTAAATATTGGGCGATAGTGCATAAACTTTTAGGACCATATTttagaaattatataataattctGATGGTGATATTCTACTTGCAATATTTGAATGTTTTGCCGAGCATAAGGAGGCTACAAACTAACGTTCCATATATATTTTGGCGGAACTGGAACGTAGCCTTTGAAGAGTTTACCCATTTTAACAATATCCAATCGTCGCTTAGGCAGTTGTTGATGGGTTTTTTCCAATTCTACAGCGCTTACGACTTTGAAGAAAATGTAATTTCCGTGTTCGCCGGTCGTTCTATTGTCCGCAAGagttttaaagatatttgtgacGTTTCTGAGGACTTTGAATTGTACAAAGACAATCTGAGACAAAAGATATGCGAGCCAATTGAGCTAAGCACGCCGATGTGTGTGCAGGATGTGTTTAGGCACAACAGGAACAGCGCTTATGGCGTATCGCCTGTACTCTTGCAAAATATAAGGATGTGTTTCAAGTCGGCGGCGAAGTTGTGTACATCAGAATCTGATGAGACCTTCCTTCACGCTATTCTAATAAAACCAAATTAG